TCAATTAGACCAGCCTTGCACGATATTTATGAAGATGATTTGGGTTTTGATAAAGGTATAGGGATAGAATTTTTAAGCACTACTATTAATTATGATAAAAAGCCTAAATTAGATGAGTTTGTCCTGCTAAGACTTGCAAGTTTAAGTGATTTTAACTATATAAATCATAAGCCAAGTTTTTTGTTTAAATTAGCTTATGATGATGTATTAGATGATAAATTAGCAAATATGGAGCTTTTAGGTGGGATTAGTTTTGTTAATGAGTATTTTTTATTATCATTTTTAAGTGGTTTTAGAGTTTATAAAGATGGTTTGAGCTTTAATAATCAAATAATTACAAGCCTATCTTATAAAGCAAATAAGCTTAGTTTAAGTTATCATAAGAATTTTTATAAGCACGGCTTATTAGAAGATATTTTAAGTATCAAAACTCATTTTAAGATTTATAAAAACACTGCGATTTTTGCTGAATTTCAAAAATATTTTCACAAAAACGAAACATTTAAAATAGGTATAAATTATTATTTTTGATATTTTTTTGGATTTGGAATTTAATTTGATTTTTTTTTAAATTCTAAGTATTCGGGTTAGCAATTGTTTTTAAAAATTTATAAAAAAGATATAAATAAATATAAAATATTTTTAGTTTTTTATATTAATAAAATTATTTAATTTTTATTATAATTACTTAAAATCTATATAAGGAAAATTTATGATAAATCAACCTATAGTTACTATTTTTGCTGGTGTAAATGGTGCAGGAAAAACCACTTTATATTTTTTAACACTAGAAAAAGGAATAAATTTAGGCTATCGTATAAATGTAGATGAAATAGCTCAAAGTATTGGAGACTATAGAGATAGACAAACTCAAGTTCGTGCCTCAAGAATAGCTATAAAAATGCGTAAGGTTTACATAGATGATAAACTTAATTTCAATCAAGAAACTACACTTTGTGGAAAATCTATATTAAATCTATTTGATGAATTAAAAGAGAATAATTACAAAATAAATTTACGCTTTGTAGGGCTTGATAGCCCACAAACAGCAAAAGAGCGTGTAAAAATACGAGTTAGTAAAGGTGGACATGATATAGAACCACATTTAATAGATAAAAGATATTACGAAAGTATGCAAAATCTTTTAAAAATTATGCCGTTGTGTGATGAGATTTTGGTTTATGATAACACTAAAAATTATGAATTAATTGCAAAAATAACAAATGGAAAAGTAGATATACAAAAAAATATTGAATGGTTCAATGATTTAATTTCAGAAAAAATAAAACTTCAAAATTATTAATTTATGAATATTAGTTATGATTTTAAAAACCACAAAGGACAAAGATGAAAAAACTCACATTATTTTTATTTAGTTTATTTTTATGGGGGGGGGTATTTATTAAATAACAAAGATATAAATTTTACTTATTTAACCAAACCAACCAACCACAAAACCCAAACAATCCAAGAATTAAAAAGCATTTCTATACCAATGAAACAAGGTGTATTATCAGCACATTCTTCAAGCACAATATCTCTTAATAATGATTATTTGCTTAGCGTATTTTTTGCAGGTTCTAAAGAAG
This is a stretch of genomic DNA from Campylobacter sp. RM12651. It encodes these proteins:
- a CDS encoding zeta toxin family protein, which gives rise to MINQPIVTIFAGVNGAGKTTLYFLTLEKGINLGYRINVDEIAQSIGDYRDRQTQVRASRIAIKMRKVYIDDKLNFNQETTLCGKSILNLFDELKENNYKINLRFVGLDSPQTAKERVKIRVSKGGHDIEPHLIDKRYYESMQNLLKIMPLCDEILVYDNTKNYELIAKITNGKVDIQKNIEWFNDLISEKIKLQNY